The following DNA comes from Methylophilus sp. 5.
GGCTTAGCCTGATGGCGTTGATTGGCATCTCCATGGATCAACACACGCCTGAGCGCTTCGCTAACTTTGAAAACAGCATCGCGCAGATTCCAGAAGTGCTGGAGTGCCTGCTGATTACCGGCCAGCAATCGGACTACTTGCTTAAAGTGGTCGTCAAAGACATGGACGACTACCAGCATTTATTACTGCATAAAATCACTAAGATTGCGGGAGTTACGGGGGTTCATACCAGTTTTGTGCTGAGGAATGTAGTGGCACGAGCCAAAGTGCCCGTGGATTGAGATATGGGCATAAGGGATATTTATAAAAGTGATTCCTTGGATCCCTAAGAATCGGCTACTCTGTATTGAATGCTTTTTCGCCTTGATGGCGAGTTACTTTTTTTGCTTGCCCCAAAAAAGTAACCAAAAAGAGGGCACCCAGCCATCACGGCCTAAAGGCTCCCTTGCGTTGCTCAACAAAGTGGGCGTCCATCGAAACTCGCCCTAGCGGCTTGCAAAAGACGCAAGCCACCGCGGAGCTCGAACAGCCGATGGCCGACTACCCCCACTTCGCCTCCGCTACTCAGCGTGATGGGATGGGATTTATCTCGCCAAACTCACATTGCATAAATGCGGACGGTTCAAAAAACAGATTCTTCTTATTCAATTTACGAACGGTTGCAGTCGCATGGTTTTCGGGGTCCCCATCTGACGCGCCGAGTAGCGCAGGCGAAGTGGGGGTAGTCGGCCATCGGCTGTTCGAGTTCCGCAACAAGCCACGTTGTGTGTGGCTTGTCAGGGCGAGTTTCGATGGACGCCCACTTTGACGAGCAACGCAGGAATAAAGCGGAAGCTGGGGTGCATTTCTTTTGGTTACTTATTCTTTGGGCAAGCAAAGAAAAGTAACTCGCTGTAAAAGCGAAAAGCAACCTACCAAACAACCACAAACACGTGGGCATTCATACCCACCCTACAACGACTCGCCGAAAAGGCGAAAAGCAACCGTCCAACAAAGAACAACCTTTTACCCCCCTCCTCGCCTCGCTCCACACCGGAATGACGAACAATCTGTACGAATCGCACAAAAAGCAAAAGGCCATGCAATGCATGGCCTTTTAAACGCAACAATCAATGATTATTGCTTGGCGTCTTCCGCCTTGTAATACTCTCTCACCGCCGTCATATCAAACTCACGCGCCCATTTAATAATCTCATCCAATGCCGGTGCACCAATCTCACCCACTTGCGCATGGATACCTGCACGCTCACGAATCACCAGTAAACCCGGAATTTGTTTGACTTCAAAATACTCAGAAATTTCCGGATCTGTTTCAGTATTCACCATGCCAAACACAATATCTGGATTTTTTGCTGCTGCGGCTTCAAACGTAGGCGTAAACGCTACGCAAGGGTCACACCAGGGTGCCCAAAAATCAACCACCACAAAGGCATTGCCTTCGATGGTTTCTTTAAAATTATCTTTGGTCAGTGTTACAACCGCCATACTATCTCCAGTCCAAAAAATTGTTTTTATGTGGCATATTTTAACAGACGAAACTTGCTGCAAGAGAAATTTTCGTCAGGTGTTGATGCAAATGCCCCAAAACAAAAAAGTCGGCAATGCCGACTTTTTTGTTTCAAATGCAAATAAATTAAGCAGTGAATTTTTTTCTACGTACCAGCACAATTACGCCTAAACCAGCCATCAGCAAACCATAAGTTTCTGGCTCTGGCACAGCCGTGATTCTGAATGCATAGTTCAGGCTAGTCACATCATTGTCTCTCACAAATGCAGAAGCAGCTGAGTTGATGTTACCCTGTACGAATGAGTCTACAGGACCATAATATGCGCCGTTAAATTTGTTGCTATAGTCTTGCGCAAATACAGCACCGCCGTAACCAATCACATCATACCAAGCTTGGTAGTCGATGTTTGCGACTGACGCATCAATTGTACTGATGACGTAATCAGAGGCAGAACCACCAAACAACAATGCAGCCGCTTCTTGTGCGGTGTAGGCTAACGGGCCATTAGTGGAGTTATAGGCACTATCACTCCAGTAGGGAGCGGCATCGTTATACACGGACCAGCTACCAACAAAAGTATAGCTCGCGGCATTTGCCAGTGACATACCCGCAAATAATGCAGCACCCACTAGCGTTTTGAAAAAGCGTGACATCAACATATTATCTCTCCTCAAACGATGAACCTGCATTAGCAGGCATATTTTATTAAAACCTTTATTGATGGGCCATCCTAATTCATCGCATAAAATAACTCAACAACAATCTTATGTATCAGCGGCTTATCTACCCAAATGGGCTAATGTGACGAGTCATTGACCTTGCCATATCCCGTTAAAAAACAACTCTTCCAGTGGTTTACGGCTACGAGCGGCCAGTTCGCGCGCTTTATCTTCATCAGATAAACCTTCTACGGCAGCTTGATAACCCACCGTGACCATGGCCAGAATTTGGTAGCGTTCAGGCACGTTAAAGGTGGCGCGTGCTTTGTCGGCATCAAAGCCGCCCATCTGGTGCGCCATTAAACCTAATGCGGTGGCTTGCAAGCACAGATTTTCAGTCGCTGCGCCAGTGTCGTAGGCGGCCCATTTATTCGGTTTATCGTTATGGCCGAACAAGGTATCTGCACAAATCAACAGCAAGACTGGCGCGTTGACCGCCCAGCCCTGGTTACCGGGTACCAGACAATCAAACGCCGCCTGCCACGCTTGTATATTATCGGCCTTGTTGCAGAACACATAACGCCATGGCTGGTCACCAAAACAAGATGGTGCCCAGCGCGCGGCTTCAAGCAAGCTGACGACTTGCGCTTGACTGACAGGCTGAGCAGCATCGTAGGCGCGGCCGCTCCAGCGGTTAGCCAGCAGTTCATGAATGGCTTGTTGGGTGATGGCAGGTTTTTGCATGGTCAAATCCTCACAGTTGTTTTTTCAAAAGATACAGTAACTCTAACGCTTGCTTAGGGGTTAAATCATCGGGCTGAATGCGCTCTAACTCTGCGACCAGTGGATGCTGTGGCGGCTCTTCTGGCAGCTGGCTGGCAGCAAACAGGTCATTTTGTGGCGTGGCAGCAATGGTCTGGTTTTCGAGTTGCTGCAACTTGCGCTTAGCCAGTTGCACCACAGACTTGGGGATGCCTGCCAGTTGTGCCACCTGAATGCCGTAACTCATGGTGGCAGCGCCCTCTTCTACCTTATGCAAAAACACAATGCCTTGCCCGTGCTCAACCGCATCCAGATGCACATTGGCGGCATGCTTGGCTTCATCGACAATACGCGTCAGCTCAAAGTAATGCGTAGCAAACAAGGTGAGTGATTTGTTTTTTTCGAGCAATTGCTTAGCCACGGCCCACGCCAGGCTCAAACCGTCAAATGTGCTGGTGCCGCGGCCAATTTCATCAAGCAACACCAGGCTATTGGCGCTGGCATTATTAAGAATATTGGCGGTTTCCGTCATTTCGACCATAAAGGTAGAGCGGCCACCAGCCAGGTCATCAGACGCACCAATGCGGGTAAAAATGCGGTCAATATCACCAATCACTGCGCTTTGCGCTGGCACAAAACTACCGCAATAGGCTAGCAATACAATGAGTGCAGTCTGCCGCATAAAGGTCGATTTACCGCCCATGTTTGGGCCGGTAATCAGCAACAGCTGGCGATACGGATTCAGCACCACATCATTCGCGACATAAGGCTGGGCAATACTTTCGACCACCGGATGACGGCCGGATTGAATATCAAGGCCACTATCGGCGCGGAACACTGGCTGCACATATTGCAAGGCCCGTGCGCGCTCGGCAAAACAGGCCAGCACATCCAGTGTAGCCACGGCAGTCGCAATCCGCTGCAAGCTAGCGATGTGCGGTAATAAAGTATCCAGCACCTGCTCGTAAAGCATTTTTTCGCGCGCCAATGCACGCTCATTGGCACTGAGCACTTTATCTTCAAAGGTTTTTAATTCAGGCGTAATAAAGCGCTCAACGTTTTTCAAGGTCTGGCGACGGCGATATTCCGGCGGCGCACTTTCGGCCTGCAAGCGACTGATTTCAATATAAAAACCATGCACGCTGTTGTATTCAACCTTGAGGTTACTAATGCCAGTACGCGCTTTTTCGGCAGCTTCAAATTGTAGCAAAAAGTCACCGTGATTGGTCTGGATTGCACGCAGCTCATCCAGCTCGGCATCGTAGCCGTTGGCGATCACGCCGCCTTCACGCAACACCGCTGAAGGCTCGGCCTGAATGGCTTGTGCCAACAACTGCAATGCTGATGATGGTACTTGCAACTCATCCAGCAAGCCACGCAGTAACATTGCACTGGCTTGTGGCAGAGTCATCGTAATCGCGGGCAACTGCAACAAACTATCACGCAAGCCGGATAAATCGCGCGGACGCGCCGTTTTAAGCGCCACCCGTGTGGTCATGCGCTCAATATCACCAATCGGGTGCAAGGCCTGCTGCAAGCCACTCTCAAGAAACTGCTGCAACAACTCAGCTACTGACAAATGGCGTTGTTGAATCGTAGCCTGGTCACGCAAAGGGTGATGCAACCAGTGGCGCAACAAACGCGCGCCCATCGCGGTTTGCGTTGAGTTAAGCAATGAATATAAGGTTGGGCTCACTTCGCCGCGGA
Coding sequences within:
- a CDS encoding Lrp/AsnC family transcriptional regulator; this translates as MKLDRFDKAILSILQTDGHISNQELADRIGLSPAPCLRRVKALEQAGLILGYQALVDAKKLGLSLMALIGISMDQHTPERFANFENSIAQIPEVLECLLITGQQSDYLLKVVVKDMDDYQHLLLHKITKIAGVTGVHTSFVLRNVVARAKVPVD
- a CDS encoding co-chaperone YbbN; its protein translation is MAVVTLTKDNFKETIEGNAFVVVDFWAPWCDPCVAFTPTFEAAAAKNPDIVFGMVNTETDPEISEYFEVKQIPGLLVIRERAGIHAQVGEIGAPALDEIIKWAREFDMTAVREYYKAEDAKQ
- a CDS encoding PEP-CTERM sorting domain-containing protein — its product is MLMSRFFKTLVGAALFAGMSLANAASYTFVGSWSVYNDAAPYWSDSAYNSTNGPLAYTAQEAAALLFGGSASDYVISTIDASVANIDYQAWYDVIGYGGAVFAQDYSNKFNGAYYGPVDSFVQGNINSAASAFVRDNDVTSLNYAFRITAVPEPETYGLLMAGLGVIVLVRRKKFTA
- a CDS encoding nitroreductase family protein, whose product is MQKPAITQQAIHELLANRWSGRAYDAAQPVSQAQVVSLLEAARWAPSCFGDQPWRYVFCNKADNIQAWQAAFDCLVPGNQGWAVNAPVLLLICADTLFGHNDKPNKWAAYDTGAATENLCLQATALGLMAHQMGGFDADKARATFNVPERYQILAMVTVGYQAAVEGLSDEDKARELAARSRKPLEELFFNGIWQGQ
- the mutS gene encoding DNA mismatch repair protein MutS, translated to MSFENHTPMMRQYLALKAQYPDMLLFYRMGDFYELFFEDAEKASRLLGITLTRRGTSNGEPIKMAGLPYHAAEGYLAKLAKMGEAVAICEQVGDPATSKGPVAREVTRILTPGTLTDAALLDETRDNTLLCVAKGEGVLGLARLNLASGEFVLSEIAPGHLSQELERIHPAELVIAEDHVSDVLQQTRCAKKRLAPWQFDSDTAQRSLTQQFNTHDLAGFGCGEMPAAVTAAGALLEYVKHTQRTALPHIVGLRVEQSSHYLQLDAATRRNLEIDTTIRGEVSPTLYSLLNSTQTAMGARLLRHWLHHPLRDQATIQQRHLSVAELLQQFLESGLQQALHPIGDIERMTTRVALKTARPRDLSGLRDSLLQLPAITMTLPQASAMLLRGLLDELQVPSSALQLLAQAIQAEPSAVLREGGVIANGYDAELDELRAIQTNHGDFLLQFEAAEKARTGISNLKVEYNSVHGFYIEISRLQAESAPPEYRRRQTLKNVERFITPELKTFEDKVLSANERALAREKMLYEQVLDTLLPHIASLQRIATAVATLDVLACFAERARALQYVQPVFRADSGLDIQSGRHPVVESIAQPYVANDVVLNPYRQLLLITGPNMGGKSTFMRQTALIVLLAYCGSFVPAQSAVIGDIDRIFTRIGASDDLAGGRSTFMVEMTETANILNNASANSLVLLDEIGRGTSTFDGLSLAWAVAKQLLEKNKSLTLFATHYFELTRIVDEAKHAANVHLDAVEHGQGIVFLHKVEEGAATMSYGIQVAQLAGIPKSVVQLAKRKLQQLENQTIAATPQNDLFAASQLPEEPPQHPLVAELERIQPDDLTPKQALELLYLLKKQL